A portion of the Coriobacteriia bacterium genome contains these proteins:
- the thiE gene encoding thiamine phosphate synthase, with product MKPAIDYTLYLVTDRDLMSTDTLVEAVEAACAGGVTLVQLREKHVTREEYKTIARDVKRICDAYGVPLIINDDPAVAAAVGAAGVHVGQEDLEASRVRDIVGPDAIVGVSAASVAEAQAAQKAGADYLGVGAITPTATKPEAGVLTIEELREIVNSVDIPIVAIGGVNAQTIPSLAGLGLAGYSIVSAIIAADDIEAASRELRELIDESERA from the coding sequence CGACCGTGACCTTATGTCGACCGACACCCTCGTCGAAGCCGTCGAGGCGGCCTGTGCAGGCGGCGTGACCCTCGTGCAGCTGCGTGAGAAGCACGTCACTCGCGAGGAGTACAAAACGATCGCACGCGATGTCAAGCGCATCTGCGATGCATATGGCGTCCCGCTTATCATCAACGATGATCCAGCGGTTGCCGCCGCCGTCGGCGCTGCCGGCGTTCATGTGGGACAAGAAGACCTCGAAGCATCGCGCGTGCGTGACATCGTGGGTCCCGATGCCATCGTGGGCGTATCTGCCGCAAGCGTCGCAGAAGCGCAGGCGGCCCAGAAGGCGGGTGCCGACTACCTGGGCGTCGGTGCCATTACCCCCACCGCCACCAAGCCCGAGGCCGGCGTGTTGACCATCGAGGAGCTACGCGAGATCGTCAACTCCGTCGACATTCCCATCGTTGCCATCGGCGGCGTGAACGCCCAGACCATACCTTCGCTTGCTGGCTTGGGACTTGCCGGTTACTCCATCGTCTCCGCCATCATCGCCGCTGATGACATCGAGGCGGCAAGTCGCGAACTACGCGAGCTCATCGACGAGAGTGAGCGCGCATGA
- a CDS encoding thiamine diphosphokinase, with protein MSGTCHIVCAGPGGRDRGTGVLSREPSVTEPPSPCHVPPVKPGDFVIAVDGGFAHCLAAALEPDLFVGDLDSLAPELVGLITCGRIELPCDKDDTDTIYACKEGLARGYTNFALHAALGGDVGHELANMQTLAFLHEHGASGVLYGDSQRVHLVTSSDEPQGFSAPPGTRVSVLAFGGDAYGVTERGLQWELEDAALSCAIPLGVSNRSCREQFQIGVRDGMLLVIVG; from the coding sequence ATGAGCGGCACCTGCCACATCGTCTGTGCCGGTCCCGGGGGACGTGACAGGGGGACGGGGGTTCTGTCACGCGAACCCAGCGTGACAGAACCCCCGTCCCCCTGTCACGTCCCCCCTGTCAAGCCCGGTGACTTCGTCATCGCCGTCGATGGCGGCTTTGCGCATTGCCTTGCCGCCGCGCTCGAGCCTGACCTCTTCGTAGGCGACCTCGACAGTCTTGCACCCGAGCTCGTGGGACTCATCACCTGCGGGCGCATCGAGCTGCCCTGCGACAAGGACGACACCGACACCATCTACGCATGCAAGGAGGGCCTGGCACGTGGATACACGAACTTCGCCCTGCACGCGGCACTCGGCGGAGATGTCGGTCATGAGCTTGCGAACATGCAGACCCTCGCCTTCCTGCACGAACATGGCGCAAGCGGCGTACTATACGGGGACTCCCAGCGCGTGCATCTCGTCACGTCATCCGATGAACCGCAAGGATTTTCGGCACCGCCAGGAACACGCGTCTCCGTACTCGCCTTTGGGGGCGATGCCTACGGCGTCACCGAACGCGGTCTGCAATGGGAGCTTGAAGATGCCGCGCTGAGCTGCGCCATACCCCTCGGGGTAAGCAACCGTAGCTGCCGGGAGCAGTTTCAGATTGGCGTGCGCGACGGTATGCTCCTCGTCATCGTCGGATAA
- a CDS encoding malate dehydrogenase, with translation MPYVNWQYDTLNTFCNDVFKAFGFSDEDSAVISDVLLTADLYGIESHGMQRMVRYHKGIEKGTIHVDETPEVVFETPVSATIDGHSAMGQIISKFAMDLAIDKAKKSGMAMVTVRNGNHFGIAGYYTKMACDQGLIAIACTNSEAIMVPTFGRQAMLGSNPIAIAAPADPYPFWFDASTSVVTRGKLEIYNKNGEPLPPVWALDAQGEPTTNAPDVLANIVGKKGGGIMPLGGASEKTGSHKGYGWGMVCELFSSILSMGNTSDECCTFDDKTGICHGFIVIDPAIFGDPTEIRAHLSDYLQKLRDSPVARGAERVWTHGEKEHFNEERLRKEGIPVNDNTMIELANLCSYLGLDFDAYFTGYELPQDTDFFEGNY, from the coding sequence ATGCCTTACGTGAACTGGCAATATGACACCCTCAACACCTTCTGCAACGACGTCTTCAAGGCGTTCGGCTTTTCCGATGAAGACAGCGCTGTTATCAGCGACGTGCTCCTCACCGCAGACCTCTATGGCATCGAGAGCCATGGTATGCAGCGCATGGTGCGTTACCACAAGGGCATCGAGAAGGGTACCATTCACGTCGACGAGACCCCCGAAGTCGTCTTCGAGACGCCCGTCTCGGCTACTATCGACGGCCATTCCGCGATGGGCCAGATCATCTCGAAATTCGCCATGGACCTTGCCATCGACAAGGCCAAGAAGAGCGGCATGGCCATGGTGACCGTGCGCAACGGCAACCACTTCGGCATCGCCGGCTACTACACCAAGATGGCCTGCGACCAGGGACTCATCGCCATCGCCTGCACCAACTCCGAGGCCATCATGGTTCCCACCTTCGGACGCCAGGCCATGCTCGGCTCCAACCCCATCGCCATCGCCGCCCCGGCAGACCCCTACCCCTTCTGGTTTGACGCATCGACCTCCGTCGTCACGCGCGGCAAACTCGAGATCTACAACAAGAACGGCGAGCCCCTGCCGCCCGTCTGGGCCCTTGACGCCCAGGGCGAGCCCACCACCAACGCCCCCGACGTACTCGCGAACATCGTCGGCAAGAAGGGCGGTGGCATTATGCCGCTCGGCGGCGCGAGCGAGAAAACCGGCAGTCACAAAGGCTATGGCTGGGGCATGGTCTGCGAACTGTTTTCCTCCATACTTTCCATGGGCAACACCTCGGACGAGTGCTGCACCTTCGATGACAAGACGGGTATCTGCCACGGCTTCATCGTCATCGATCCGGCTATCTTCGGCGATCCCACCGAAATCAGGGCCCATCTCTCCGACTACCTCCAGAAGCTGCGGGATAGCCCCGTGGCGCGGGGTGCCGAGCGCGTCTGGACCCACGGCGAGAAGGAGCACTTCAACGAAGAGCGCCTGCGCAAGGAGGGCATCCCCGTCAACGACAACACGATGATCGAACTCGCGAACCTCTGCTCGTATCTTGGCCTTGACTTCGACGCGTACTTCACCGGATACGAGCTGCCTCAGGACACCGACTTCTTCGAAGGGAACTACTAG
- a CDS encoding sortase — protein sequence MAQGKHASRSGRRRGFLIAEIICIIVVIVCAVLIFMQVSKYWTANEEFNTITEEYDRNPNALVTDNPNCVGWIKVADTRIDYPVMYTPDDPEYYLHRNFEGEYSSAGTPFLGKGCLLDGNSSIIYGHNMNDGSMFASLRSFDNPDFGLSHVIDYNTIEGATGFGTYQLLGCWYEDLTAPSPYRYWDQVGELSEQQFNDYVANVKQLAMYETGISANYGDDLLALSTCSYGTADERFVVVAVKQ from the coding sequence ATGGCACAGGGAAAACACGCCAGCAGGTCCGGCAGACGCCGCGGATTCCTCATCGCCGAGATTATCTGCATCATTGTCGTCATCGTATGCGCCGTGCTCATCTTCATGCAGGTCAGCAAATACTGGACCGCAAACGAGGAGTTCAACACCATCACGGAGGAATACGACCGCAACCCCAATGCGCTTGTGACGGATAATCCCAATTGCGTGGGCTGGATCAAGGTTGCCGACACGCGTATTGACTATCCCGTCATGTACACGCCCGATGACCCCGAGTACTACCTGCATCGCAACTTCGAAGGCGAGTATTCGTCGGCTGGCACGCCGTTCTTGGGCAAGGGCTGCCTGCTCGATGGCAATAGTTCCATCATCTACGGTCACAACATGAACGACGGCAGCATGTTCGCGAGCCTGCGCAGTTTCGACAACCCGGACTTCGGCCTTTCCCACGTAATCGACTACAACACCATCGAAGGTGCAACGGGCTTCGGCACCTATCAACTCCTCGGTTGCTGGTACGAGGACCTGACAGCGCCCAGCCCCTATCGTTATTGGGATCAGGTCGGCGAACTTTCCGAGCAGCAGTTCAACGACTACGTGGCAAACGTCAAGCAACTCGCCATGTACGAAACGGGCATAAGCGCAAACTACGGTGACGACTTGCTCGCACTTTCGACCTGCAGTTACGGCACGGCCGATGAGCGCTTTGTGGTCGTAGCCGTGAAGCAGTAA
- a CDS encoding RluA family pseudouridine synthase — protein MTNVFDHEVSVDEQGTRLDVFVASLGIDELASRSAAVRLIESGRILVNSQPTTKKRIVVAGDQVHIEIPPRSGEGGVIEAAYDIPLDIRYEDEHLIVLSKQPGLVCHPARGHYGDTLVNALVAHCGIGNLAQVQGEDRPGIVHRLDRDTSGLMLAAKTDLAAARLQDGIRTRNIDRRYLTLVHGSLGHDTGMIDAPIARHVTDRTRMAVSDAPNAKGAITTFEVLERFEADRYDDGYSLLECHLFTGRTHQIRVHMAYTHHPVVGDPLYGRAATAKARNRNAAEHSEMGLDRQFLHSWRLSFEHPITGEELSFTDMPSDDLQMILNELAPRSMGRTDYGHELLG, from the coding sequence ATGACGAACGTCTTCGATCACGAGGTAAGTGTCGACGAGCAAGGCACACGCCTTGACGTCTTCGTGGCCTCCCTCGGCATCGATGAACTCGCTTCGCGCTCGGCTGCCGTGCGCCTCATCGAGTCCGGTCGCATACTCGTTAACAGCCAGCCCACGACCAAGAAGCGCATCGTGGTCGCTGGCGATCAGGTCCACATCGAGATTCCACCCCGTAGCGGCGAAGGTGGCGTAATCGAGGCTGCCTACGACATCCCCCTGGACATTCGCTACGAGGACGAGCACCTCATCGTGCTCTCCAAGCAACCAGGACTCGTGTGTCATCCGGCGCGGGGGCATTATGGCGATACCCTGGTAAATGCCCTCGTCGCCCATTGTGGTATCGGCAATCTCGCCCAGGTGCAGGGCGAGGACAGGCCGGGCATCGTGCATAGGCTCGACCGCGACACGAGCGGCCTCATGCTCGCGGCCAAGACCGACCTGGCGGCCGCCCGTCTGCAGGATGGCATACGCACGCGCAACATCGACCGACGTTACCTCACGCTCGTTCATGGTTCCTTGGGTCATGACACGGGCATGATCGATGCGCCCATCGCCCGACATGTGACCGATCGCACGCGCATGGCCGTGAGCGATGCCCCCAATGCAAAGGGGGCGATCACGACCTTCGAGGTGCTTGAGCGCTTCGAGGCCGATCGCTATGACGACGGCTACAGCCTGCTCGAATGCCACCTTTTCACGGGACGTACGCACCAGATTCGCGTGCACATGGCCTACACGCACCATCCCGTCGTGGGAGATCCGCTCTACGGGCGCGCCGCGACGGCCAAAGCGCGCAACCGCAATGCCGCAGAGCATAGCGAGATGGGGCTCGACCGGCAGTTTCTCCATTCATGGCGTTTGAGTTTCGAGCATCCCATCACCGGCGAGGAGCTGAGCTTCACGGACATGCCCAGCGACGATTTGCAGATGATTCTGAATGAGCTTGCCCCGCGCTCCATGGGTCGCACGGACTATGGTCACGAGCTGCTGGGATAG
- the lspA gene encoding signal peptidase II has product MLFIPIVIAMVALDRLAKAWAVDHLRQGAAGPDFGLVDLTLVHNAGAAFGMGQGSGAIFIAIAIVICAAVIIWLVVGKRHNALEITALALVVAGGIGNCIDRLTTGYVVDFIRFTFIDFPVFNVADICVTCGVILFLVAIIFTGVLSDADEEEG; this is encoded by the coding sequence GTGTTGTTCATCCCCATCGTGATTGCGATGGTCGCCCTCGACCGCCTGGCCAAAGCCTGGGCGGTCGATCATTTGCGCCAAGGCGCTGCCGGCCCCGATTTCGGGCTCGTCGACCTCACGCTCGTGCACAACGCCGGCGCGGCCTTTGGCATGGGACAGGGGAGCGGTGCCATCTTCATCGCGATTGCAATCGTGATATGCGCCGCCGTCATCATCTGGCTTGTTGTGGGCAAGCGTCATAATGCCCTGGAGATCACGGCGCTCGCGCTCGTGGTCGCCGGTGGCATCGGTAACTGCATAGATCGTCTCACCACGGGTTACGTCGTCGATTTCATCCGCTTCACCTTCATCGACTTTCCCGTCTTCAACGTCGCCGATATCTGCGTAACCTGCGGCGTCATTCTCTTTCTCGTCGCCATCATCTTCACGGGCGTGCTCTCCGACGCCGATGAGGAGGAGGGGTGA
- a CDS encoding isoleucine--tRNA ligase: protein MPDTPNYKHTMNLPKTSFKMKASLPQHEPERLKKWEDMDLYYKVLAHNEGHESFVLHDGPPYANGPIHIGHALNKTLKDIIVKYHAQRGYYAPYVPGWDCHGLPIENKVEEELGPEKMAKIDVPTFRKICREYAEKQVDGQREGFKRLGVSGDWNNPYLTFTPEYEAGNIEVFKDLYLSGAIYRGRKPIHWCTHCHTALAEAEIEYSDEVSPSIFVKFRFTEVPEAFKPVMHDDAAMSVIIWTTTPWTLPANAAVSLNPDAEYVAVRVRGEYFVLARELLESVAEKAGWSGYEVVEKDGEPFVVKGVDLAGATYKHPIHADMTGTLIYGDHVTLDTGSGAVHTAPGHGADDYEVGLKFNIPVIMPVDDDGTFMQGGGPWAGKDAVASNEDIIAWLDEDNALIAREDITHSYPHCWRCKNPVIFRATTQWFVSMDKTGLRERALEQIDDNVRWIPAWASNRIGSMVEERPDWCISRQRYWGVPIPVFKCKSCGEIVANEESFDAVIELFRTKGADAWYTTAPEDYLPSSVCCPNCGSHDLEPEKDVLDVWWESGVSHTSVCEARPYLHRPADVYLEGSDQHRGWFQSSLLTSVGAYDEAPFKTVVSCGFTVDENGRKMSKSLGNVIDPLEVCKEFGADVLRLWVGSVDYSQDMSVSHTIFERTSDAYRRIRNTFRYLLSNLNDFTNEDYVSADEMLEFDKWALARLQALVEETTQAYEDYHFHSAYRAWYDFIVSISSEYFDAVKDRLYADAAASVERRSAQSVLANMLEAMVRQFAPILTFTCDEVWEKYPEGMMEDGRVASVQLAGWPAAEDFAPQLPVAEREELLASYEVVMAARDAVMKAIEEARNDGMFTKSQEAAATIMGNTQLIEALAAHGLDTLAEVFIVSAVELEESDDADGFVASVSPAPGEKCPRCWNYRELGPDGLCERCHDVVFGLEFETLE, encoded by the coding sequence ATGCCTGATACGCCAAACTACAAGCATACGATGAACCTCCCCAAGACTTCCTTCAAGATGAAGGCGAGTTTGCCCCAGCATGAGCCGGAGCGCCTCAAGAAGTGGGAGGACATGGACCTCTACTACAAGGTGCTCGCCCATAACGAGGGGCACGAGTCCTTCGTCCTGCATGACGGGCCGCCGTATGCCAACGGACCCATTCACATCGGCCATGCGCTCAACAAGACGCTCAAGGACATCATCGTCAAGTATCATGCGCAGCGCGGCTACTACGCGCCATACGTTCCCGGCTGGGACTGCCATGGCCTGCCCATCGAGAACAAGGTGGAGGAGGAGCTTGGTCCCGAGAAGATGGCCAAGATTGATGTCCCCACCTTCCGCAAGATCTGCCGTGAATATGCCGAGAAGCAGGTTGATGGCCAGCGCGAGGGTTTCAAGCGTCTTGGCGTTTCCGGTGACTGGAACAACCCCTACCTTACCTTCACGCCCGAGTACGAGGCGGGAAACATCGAGGTCTTCAAGGACCTCTATCTTTCGGGGGCGATCTACCGTGGTCGCAAGCCCATCCACTGGTGTACGCATTGCCACACGGCGCTCGCCGAGGCCGAGATCGAGTATTCCGACGAGGTGAGCCCCTCCATCTTCGTGAAGTTCCGCTTTACCGAGGTGCCCGAGGCCTTCAAGCCGGTCATGCACGATGACGCGGCGATGTCGGTCATCATCTGGACGACCACCCCGTGGACGCTTCCTGCCAACGCTGCCGTGAGCCTCAATCCGGATGCGGAATACGTTGCCGTGCGCGTGCGCGGCGAGTACTTCGTGCTTGCCCGCGAGTTGCTGGAAAGCGTCGCCGAGAAGGCGGGTTGGTCGGGCTACGAAGTCGTCGAGAAGGACGGCGAGCCCTTCGTCGTGAAGGGCGTCGACCTGGCAGGCGCTACATACAAGCATCCCATTCATGCTGACATGACGGGCACCCTCATCTACGGTGATCATGTCACGTTGGATACGGGTTCCGGTGCGGTTCACACCGCTCCCGGCCATGGCGCCGATGACTACGAGGTCGGCCTCAAGTTCAACATACCCGTCATCATGCCCGTCGATGACGATGGCACGTTCATGCAGGGCGGTGGCCCCTGGGCTGGCAAGGATGCCGTCGCCAGCAACGAGGACATCATCGCGTGGCTCGACGAGGACAACGCGCTCATCGCCCGCGAGGATATCACTCACTCGTACCCTCATTGCTGGCGTTGCAAGAATCCCGTTATCTTCCGCGCGACCACGCAATGGTTCGTCTCCATGGACAAGACGGGTTTGCGCGAAAGGGCGCTCGAGCAAATCGATGATAACGTGCGCTGGATTCCCGCCTGGGCTTCCAACCGCATCGGGTCGATGGTCGAGGAGCGTCCCGATTGGTGCATCAGCCGCCAGCGGTACTGGGGCGTGCCCATCCCGGTCTTCAAGTGCAAATCCTGTGGAGAGATTGTCGCCAACGAGGAAAGCTTCGATGCCGTCATCGAGCTATTCCGCACCAAGGGTGCCGATGCCTGGTACACCACTGCCCCCGAGGATTATCTGCCATCGAGCGTGTGCTGCCCCAATTGCGGCAGCCATGACCTCGAGCCCGAAAAGGACGTCCTCGACGTCTGGTGGGAGTCCGGCGTGTCGCACACGAGCGTCTGCGAGGCTCGTCCGTACCTGCATCGTCCGGCCGACGTGTACCTCGAGGGTTCCGACCAGCATCGTGGCTGGTTCCAGTCTTCGCTGCTCACGAGCGTGGGAGCCTATGACGAGGCTCCTTTCAAGACGGTCGTGAGCTGTGGGTTCACGGTCGATGAGAATGGCCGCAAGATGTCCAAGTCCCTTGGCAACGTCATCGACCCACTCGAGGTCTGCAAGGAGTTCGGTGCCGACGTTTTGCGTCTGTGGGTGGGTTCGGTCGACTACTCGCAGGACATGTCCGTGAGTCACACCATCTTCGAGCGCACTTCGGATGCCTACCGTCGTATTCGCAATACGTTCCGCTACCTACTCAGCAACCTCAACGACTTCACCAACGAGGATTACGTCTCTGCCGACGAGATGCTCGAGTTTGACAAGTGGGCTCTTGCCCGCCTGCAGGCGCTCGTAGAGGAGACGACGCAGGCTTACGAGGACTATCACTTCCATAGCGCCTATCGTGCTTGGTACGACTTCATCGTCAGTATCTCGTCCGAGTACTTCGATGCGGTGAAGGACCGTCTCTACGCTGACGCTGCCGCTTCCGTCGAGCGTCGCAGCGCCCAGAGCGTGCTTGCTAACATGCTCGAGGCCATGGTACGCCAGTTCGCCCCCATCCTGACCTTCACTTGCGACGAGGTGTGGGAGAAGTACCCCGAGGGCATGATGGAGGATGGCCGCGTGGCATCTGTCCAGCTGGCCGGATGGCCCGCGGCAGAGGACTTCGCCCCGCAATTGCCGGTCGCCGAGCGCGAGGAACTCTTGGCTTCCTACGAGGTGGTCATGGCGGCTCGCGATGCCGTGATGAAGGCCATCGAGGAGGCGCGAAACGACGGCATGTTCACGAAGAGCCAGGAGGCCGCCGCGACGATCATGGGCAACACGCAGCTCATCGAGGCCTTGGCTGCCCACGGCCTCGATACGCTTGCCGAGGTCTTCATCGTGTCGGCCGTCGAGCTCGAGGAGTCCGATGATGCCGATGGCTTCGTGGCGAGTGTATCGCCGGCACCCGGCGAGAAGTGCCCCCGCTGCTGGAACTACCGCGAGCTTGGTCCCGACGGTTTGTGCGAGCGCTGCCATGACGTCGTGTTTGGCCTCGAGTTCGAGACCCTCGAGTAG
- a CDS encoding tRNA nucleotidyltransferase has protein sequence MYHILMDIEIPQSARTILDLLEAAGHEAYVVGGCVRDALMGRTPADWDITASAKPDQIKAAAAKAGLKTIDTGIAHGTVTVIIDHEPFEVTTYRADGVYSDGRHPDSIEFLDRIDGDLARRDFTINAMAYNPARGLVDHFGGQADLQAGILRAVGDPRERFTEDALRIVRGLRFAAQLGFTIEPETSDAMHELRGLLDNIAVERIWVEFRGLLEGPYAVDVLRAYNDVVFTIIPELEPEFEFDQRNPFHRYDVWEHTLHALEAAPTDMEATLRFALLLHDIGKPHCLTIDEEGKGHAYGHEKVGEPVAAEVCRRLKLPRSECETVTQVVRHHMFSIPDTPKAMRRFLLKHGPKRAQDLFAIRRCDKSGIGRGQMVDSPMSIAFAKAEKLMDEQLNAEPVFGVKDLAINGSDLIALGMEPGPVIGHVLQVLLNEVVDGDVLNEREALITRAQQLVTR, from the coding sequence ATGTACCATATCCTCATGGACATCGAGATTCCACAGAGCGCCCGGACCATTCTCGACCTGCTCGAAGCGGCAGGCCACGAGGCCTATGTCGTGGGCGGTTGTGTGCGCGATGCGCTCATGGGCCGCACGCCCGCCGATTGGGACATCACCGCCTCCGCCAAGCCCGATCAGATCAAGGCCGCAGCTGCCAAAGCGGGCCTCAAGACGATCGATACCGGCATCGCGCATGGCACCGTGACCGTCATCATCGACCACGAGCCCTTCGAGGTCACGACCTATCGCGCGGACGGCGTCTACAGCGACGGGCGCCACCCGGACTCCATCGAGTTCCTCGACCGCATCGATGGCGACCTGGCTCGTCGTGACTTCACGATAAACGCCATGGCCTACAACCCTGCGCGCGGTCTCGTCGACCACTTTGGCGGCCAGGCCGATTTGCAGGCAGGCATTTTGCGCGCCGTGGGCGATCCACGTGAGCGTTTCACCGAAGATGCCCTGCGCATCGTGCGGGGCCTGCGCTTTGCCGCCCAGCTCGGGTTCACCATCGAGCCCGAGACCTCGGATGCGATGCACGAGCTGCGGGGCCTGCTCGACAACATTGCTGTCGAGCGCATCTGGGTCGAGTTTCGCGGGCTGCTCGAAGGACCCTATGCCGTCGACGTCCTACGCGCCTACAACGATGTGGTCTTCACCATCATCCCCGAGCTCGAGCCCGAGTTCGAATTTGACCAACGCAACCCCTTCCATCGCTATGACGTATGGGAACACACCCTGCATGCTCTTGAGGCAGCGCCGACGGACATGGAGGCGACCTTGCGTTTCGCGTTGCTGCTTCATGACATCGGCAAGCCCCACTGTCTCACCATCGACGAAGAGGGCAAGGGCCATGCCTATGGGCACGAGAAGGTGGGTGAGCCCGTCGCCGCAGAAGTTTGCCGCCGTCTGAAGCTGCCCCGTTCCGAATGCGAGACAGTCACACAGGTGGTGCGTCATCACATGTTTTCGATCCCCGACACCCCCAAGGCCATGCGTCGCTTTTTGCTCAAGCATGGCCCCAAACGTGCCCAGGATCTCTTCGCCATCCGTCGCTGCGACAAGAGCGGCATCGGACGCGGGCAGATGGTTGACAGTCCCATGAGCATAGCGTTTGCCAAGGCCGAGAAACTCATGGACGAACAGCTCAACGCCGAGCCTGTCTTCGGCGTGAAGGACCTTGCGATTAACGGTTCGGATTTGATCGCGCTTGGTATGGAACCCGGGCCAGTTATCGGTCATGTGCTGCAGGTGCTTTTGAATGAGGTTGTCGATGGCGACGTGCTCAACGAACGCGAAGCACTCATCACACGCGCTCAACAATTGGTCACTAGATGA
- a CDS encoding ABC transporter permease → MRKALGYVWGTIFVIVLWWVCAALIASPALPTPAATLPALADNIGKIAPEFMVSLGRILLSMAIGALFGVPLGLWVGRSERADAIFGPVLYVLYPVPKIVFLPVLFVLFGLGGEGKVVLIAIAVFFQMMVTMRDAAKNVPAGAVESMRSLGASKFAIYRDVIFPATIPDLFTALRITCGTAVAILFIAESMAGSSGLGYYIMHAWSLLEYARMFAGIVAMALLGVLLYEAFDIVERRLTRWRRSA, encoded by the coding sequence ATGCGTAAGGCCTTGGGGTATGTGTGGGGCACCATCTTCGTCATCGTCTTGTGGTGGGTGTGCGCGGCGCTCATCGCCTCGCCCGCGCTTCCCACGCCGGCAGCGACGCTACCCGCGCTCGCCGACAACATCGGCAAGATCGCTCCCGAGTTCATGGTGAGCCTCGGGCGCATCCTGCTCTCGATGGCCATCGGAGCGCTCTTCGGCGTGCCGCTCGGCCTGTGGGTCGGCCGCTCCGAGCGCGCTGATGCTATCTTCGGCCCCGTGCTCTACGTGCTCTATCCCGTTCCCAAGATCGTCTTTCTGCCCGTCCTCTTCGTGCTCTTCGGCCTGGGAGGGGAGGGCAAGGTGGTGCTCATCGCCATTGCCGTGTTCTTCCAGATGATGGTCACGATGCGCGATGCCGCGAAGAACGTGCCAGCCGGTGCGGTCGAGTCCATGCGCTCGCTTGGCGCGAGCAAGTTTGCCATCTATCGTGACGTCATCTTCCCGGCGACCATCCCCGACCTGTTCACCGCTCTGCGCATCACCTGCGGTACGGCTGTCGCGATTCTGTTCATCGCCGAGTCGATGGCAGGTTCGAGCGGCCTGGGCTATTACATCATGCATGCATGGTCGCTGCTCGAATACGCCCGCATGTTTGCCGGCATCGTGGCGATGGCGCTGCTCGGCGTGCTGCTCTACGAGGCCTTCGACATCGTCGAACGCCGCCTCACCCGCTGGCGCAGGAGCGCATAG
- a CDS encoding ABC transporter ATP-binding protein: protein MRPMHKLEFRDVTLRYDDERHGADGLLALESLSLAVDAGESLAIIGPSGCGKSSTLQMAAGLVRPSSGEVLVDGQPITKPRQRTALILQDFGLLPWKTVLANAELGLKVRGVDREQREAKAREALGLVGLADFAHAYPGELSGGMQQRLALARSIALDVDLLLMDEPLSALDALLREQLQDTLLELWQKEGYAQLLVTHSIDEAVYLGQRIVVLSARPGHVVGVLDNPAMGQAAYRGSSAYYELCNEIRALLRDATHAHEDEEACHA from the coding sequence ATGCGGCCGATGCATAAGCTCGAGTTTCGCGATGTGACGCTGCGTTATGACGACGAGCGTCATGGTGCTGATGGGCTGCTTGCGCTCGAGAGCCTGAGCCTTGCCGTGGATGCGGGCGAATCGCTCGCCATCATCGGGCCTTCGGGCTGCGGCAAGTCATCCACCTTGCAAATGGCCGCCGGGCTCGTGCGCCCCTCAAGCGGCGAGGTGCTCGTCGATGGCCAGCCCATCACGAAGCCACGCCAGAGGACGGCGCTCATCTTGCAGGACTTCGGGTTGCTGCCCTGGAAGACGGTGCTCGCCAATGCCGAGCTCGGCCTCAAGGTACGCGGCGTCGACCGCGAGCAGCGCGAGGCAAAGGCGCGTGAGGCTCTGGGCCTCGTCGGCCTTGCCGACTTCGCGCATGCCTATCCTGGCGAGCTTTCCGGCGGCATGCAGCAGCGTCTCGCCCTGGCGCGCTCCATCGCGCTCGATGTCGACTTGCTGCTCATGGACGAGCCGCTCTCCGCGCTCGATGCGCTCTTGCGCGAGCAGCTGCAAGACACCCTGCTCGAGCTGTGGCAGAAGGAAGGCTATGCGCAACTGCTCGTGACGCACTCCATCGACGAGGCGGTGTATCTCGGGCAGCGCATCGTCGTGTTGAGCGCGCGCCCCGGCCATGTGGTCGGCGTGCTCGATAACCCCGCGATGGGCCAGGCCGCCTATCGTGGCAGCTCCGCGTATTACGAGCTCTGCAACGAGATTCGCGCCTTGCTGCGCGATGCAACGCATGCTCACGAGGACGAGGAGGCGTGCCATGCGTAA